A single genomic interval of Cucumis sativus cultivar 9930 chromosome 5, Cucumber_9930_V3, whole genome shotgun sequence harbors:
- the LOC101212386 gene encoding protein CROWDED NUCLEI 1 translates to MFTPQKVWSGWPLTPKTGAQKTGAGSASNPNSVTPNLSRKGDGIKGKTVAFGETTTPLSGALVENGGEMFVGSAEAAALDQEGLAEKISRLENELFEYQYNMGLLLIEKKDWTLKYEELKQALAETKDTLKREQMAHMIAISDAEKQEENLKKALGVEKECVLDLEKALREMRAENAEIKFTGDSKLAEANALVTSIEEKSLEVEARLRAADAKLAEVSRKNSEVERKLQDLEAREGALRRDRLSFNAERESHEATLSKQRDDLREWERKLQDAEERLAKGQTILNQREERANESDRMVKQKEKDLEELQKKIDSSNLALKRKEEDIGSRLANIALKEQESDSLKVSLEIKEKELLVLEEKLSAREKVEIQKLLDEHNAILDAKKIEFELEIDQKRKSLDEELKSKVSEVEKKEAEIKHMEEKVGKREQALEKRTEKFKEKEGDYDAKFKALKQREKSLKLEEKNLEAEKKQLLADTEELISLKAEVEKIRAENEAQLLKLHEERESLKVSETERSDFLRLQSELKQEIEKYRQQKELLLKEAEDLKQQKETFEREWEELDEKRAQVEKEQKTLLLQKEEFEKRIFSEEERLKSERLETEAYIHREQENLKLAQESFAASMEHEKSAIAEKAQSDRSQMMHDFDLQKRELESAMQNRVEEMERGFREKDKLFKEEKERELENIKFLRDVARREMDELKLERLKTEKERQEAEANKEHLERQRIEIRKDIEELLELSNKLKDQRERLVAERDRFISYVDKHVTCKNCGEIASEFVLSDLQYLDGFENADVLNLPGLPDKYMEIQGLQVSVSPGGNLGISDVKNGELTPGGAGQKSPISAGTISWLRKCTSKIFKFSPGKKIVSPAFEKQDDEAPVSDEHDDLAEPSKRMSVGEDEVELSLAIASDSLDDRRIQSDVSGRDVEPSQNLSIDNQSNIVSKVPEVAVDSQPSDVRENKKRPKRGKPKINRTRSVKAVVEDAKAIIGELQPTQQAEYPNGNAEDSSQLNNESRDESSLAGKGTQRNLRKRTRANSSQIMGENDHDDSEVRSGSVVEGQPRKRRQRAAPAVRAPEKRYNLRRKVVGASKEPSNISKEHEEVGTVNRREEDVHYSRVRPTPSMGVASDNAGSAHLVRCGTVQDNQDDGVAGTSKISIDMVSQSEEVNGSPENAGKYEDHGEYRSESCEEVGNEDDDDDEEESAHPGEVSIGKKLWTFFTT, encoded by the exons ATGTTTACGCCGCAGAAGGTTTGGTCTGGCTGGCCCCTCACGCCTAAAACTGGGGCCCAGAAGACTGGAGCGGGTTCTGCTTCCAATCCCAACTCTGTTACTCCTAATTTGAGTCGAAAGGGTGATGGGATCAAGGGCAAGACTGTTGCTTTTGGTGAAACTACGACGCCTCTTTCGGGTGCTTTAGTTGAAAATGGAGGAGAGATGTTTGTGGGGTCGGCTGAGGCGGCCGCCTTGGACCAAGAAGGGTTGGCTGAGAAGATCTCGAGACTTGAAAATGAG CTTTTTGAGTACCAATACAACATGGGGCTTCTcttgattgagaaaaaggaTTGGACTTTAAAATATGAAGAGCTTAAACAAGCGTTGGCTGAAACAAAGGACACTCTCAAAAGAGAACAAATGGCACATATGATTGCGATATCTGATGCTGAGAAgcaagaagaaaatttgaagaaggcATTGGGTGTTGAAAAGGAGTGCGTTCTTGAT CTTGAGAAGGCTCTACGTGAGATGCGTGCAGAAAATGCTGAAATTAAGTTTACTGGTGACTCAAAGTTAGCTGAAGCTAATGCTTTAGTAACCAgtattgaagaaaaatcttTGGAAGTCGAGGCAAGACTACGTGCTGCTGATGCAAAACTTGCTGAGGTGAGCAGGAAAAATTCAGAAGTGGAGAGGAAGCTGCAAGATCTAGAGGCTCGGGAAGGTGCACTTAGGAGGGATCGTCTATCCTTCAATGCAGA ACGGGAATCTCATGAAGCTACTTTGTCTAAGCAACGTGATGACTTGCGGGAATGGGAAAGAAAGTTGCAAGATGCAGAAGAGAGACTTGCCAAGGGTCAAACAATTCTTAATCAGCGAGAGGAGAGGGCAAATGAGAGTGACAGGATGGTGAAACAGAAAGAGAAAGATCTTGAAGagcttcaaaagaaaattgactCTTCTAATTTAGCtctgaaaaggaaagaagaagatattgGTAGTAGGCTAGCTAACATAGCTTTGAAAGAGCAG GAATCCGATTCATTGAAGGTTTCCTTGGAGATAAAAGAGAAGGAGTTACTTGTGTTGGAGGAAAAGCTTAGTGCTCGTGAAAAG GTTGAGATTCAAAAGCTACTCGATGAACATAATGCCATTCTAGATGcaaaaaagattgaatttGAGCTAGAAATTgatcaaaagagaaaatcttTGGATGAAGAATTGAAAAGCAAAGTGTCTGAAGTGGAGAAAAAGGAAGCTGAAATCAAGCACATGGAGGAAAAAGTAGGGAAAAGAGAGCAGGCACTGGAAAAGAGAACAGAGAAATTCAAGGAGAAAGAGGGAGACTATGATGCAAAGTTCAAAGCTTtgaaacaaagagaaaagtCTTTGAAATTGGAGGAGAAGAACCTTGAGGCAGAGAAGAAACAATTGCTCGCTGATACAGAGGAGCTGATCAGTTTGAAGGCTGAAGTGGAGAAGATTAGAGCCGAGAATGAAGCACAACTGTTGAAATTACATGAAGAGAGGGAAAGTCTTAAAGTGAGTGAGACAGAAAGGTCAGACTTTCTTCGTTTGCAGTCAGAATTGAAACAAGAGATAGAGAAATACAGGCAACAGAAAGAACTACTGCTGAAGGAAGCAGAGGATTTGAAGCAGCAGAAAGAAACTTTTGAGAGAGAATGGGAAGAGCTGGATGAGAAAAGAGCTCAGGTTGAGAAAGAGCAGAAGACTCTTTTGCTGCAAAAGGAAGAATTTGAGAAAAGGATATTCTCCGAGGAGGAAAGGTTGAAAAGTGAGAGATTGGAAACTGAAGCTTATATCCATAGAGAACAAGAAAATCTAAAGTTAGCTCAAGAATCCTTTGCAGCTAGCATGGAGCATGAGAAATCAGCCATTGCTGAAAAAGCTCAAAGTGATAGAAGCCAGATGATGCATGATTTTGACCTACAAAAAAGAGAGCTTGAATCTGCCATGCAGAATCGGgtggaagaaatggaaagaggaTTTCGGGAGAAAGACAAGTTGTTtaaggaagagaaagagagagaattggAGAACATTAAGTTTTTGAGAGATGTTGCTAGAAGAGAAATGGACGAGCTGAAACTTGAGAGACTTAAAACTGAGAAAGAAAGGCAGGAAGCTGAAGCTAATAAAGAACATTTGGAAAGGCAGAGAATTGAAATACGCAAGGACATTGAAGAGCTTCTTGAACTAAGCAATAAGTTGAAAGATCAGCGAGAACGACTTGTTGCGGAGAGAGATCGCTTTATTTCATATGTCGACAAACACGTGACCTGCAAGAACTGTGGGGAAATAGCATCTGAGTTTGTGCTTTCAGATTTACAGTATTTGGATGGTTTTGAAAATGCTGATGTCCTTAATCTGCCTGGACTGCCTGATAAATATATGGAAATTCAAGGACTCCAGGTATCGGTATCTCCTGGTGGAAATCTGGGTATTTCTGATGTGAAAAATGGTGAACTAACTCCAGGCGGAGCTGGTCAAAAGTCTCCTATCTCTGCTGGAACCATTTCTTGGCTTCGTAAGTGCACTTCAAAGATCTTTAAGTTCTCTCCaggtaaaaaaattgtatctCCAGCATTTGAGAAACAGGATGATGAAGCACCAGTATCAGATGAACATGATGATCTGGCAGAACCCTCCAAGAGAATGTCTGTAGGTGAAGATGAGGTAGAGTTGTCTCTTGCCATTGCAAGTGATTCCCTTGATGACAGGAGAATTCAGTCTGATGTTAGTGGTAGGGATGTAGAACCAAGTCAGAATCTTTCAATTGATAATCAAAGTAACATTGTTAGTAAGGTACCAGAAGTTGCAGTTGACTCCCAACCTTCTGATGtaagggaaaataaaaaacgtcCCAAGAGAGGAAAGCCTAAAATCAATAGAACTCGGTCTGTTAAGGCAGTAGTTGAAGATGCTAAGGCTATAATCGGGGAGCTTCAGCCAACTCAGCAAGCTGAGTATCCAAATGGAAATGCTGAGGATTCTAGTCAGCTGAATAATGAGAGTCGGGATGAATCTAGTCTTGCTGGCAAAGGCACTCAAAGGAATTTGCGGAAGAGGACACGTGCTAATTCATCTCAAATCATGGGTGAGAATGATCATGATGACAGTGAGGTACGCTCTGGCAGTGTTGTGGAAGGTCAACCAAGGAAAAGACGACAGAGGGCTGCCCCAGCTGTACGGGCTCCTGAAAAACGATACAATCTCCGTCGGAAAGT TGTAGGTGCTTCTAAAGAACCTTCTAACATTAGTAAAGAACATGAAGAAGTTGGTACTGTGAATCGTAGAGAGGAAGACGTTCATTATTCAAGAGTTCGTCCAACCCCATCAATGGGGGTTGCTAGTGATAATGCTGGAAGCGCCCACCTTGTAAGG TGTGGTACAGTTCAAGATAATCAAGATGACGGTGTTGCTGGCACGTCGAAAATTTCTATCGATATGGTATCTCAGAGTGAGGAAGTGAATGGATCACCCGAAAACGCAGGCAAATATGAGGATCATGGTGAATACAGAAGCGAGTCTTGTGAGGAAGTTGGAAATGAAGATGACGacgatgatgaagaagaatcaGCACATCCAGGTGAAGTTTCAATAGGGAAGAAGCTCTGGACCTTTTTCACAACGTGA
- the LOC101212633 gene encoding probable transmembrane ascorbate ferrireductase 2, whose translation MAVPVVQFPIFLAVRVLGMLVAALLFMWTLHFRGGLALISDNKDHIFNVHPVLMVTGLILLNGEAMLAYKTVSGTKNFKKLVHLTLQFVAFFLSLIGIWAALKFHNDKGIENFYSLHSWLGLVSIFLFGVQWSAGFVTFWYPGGSRNSRATLLPWHVFFGVYIYGLSIATTVTGLLEKATFLQTSKVISRYSNEALLINSLGVLIVLLGGLVILAVIAPSYAKGDINRGPAE comes from the exons ATGGCCGTTCCCGTGGTTCAGTTCCCGATCTTCCTGGCTGTCAGAGTCCTCGGAATGCTTGTGGCAGCTCTTCTTTTCATGTGGACCTTGCATTTCCGTGGAGGATTGGCACTTATCTCAGACAACAAGGATCATATCTTCAAT GTCCATCCGGTTCTTATGGTGACTGGACTTATTCTTCTAAATGGTGAAG CAATGTTAGCATACAAGACAGTTTCAGGAaccaaaaacttcaaaaaactAGTTCATCTCACTCTCCAATTTGTTGCATTCTTTTTAAGTCTGATTGGCATATGGGCTGCCCTGAAGTTCCACAACGACAAAGGAATCGAAAACTTTTACAGTCTACATTCATGGTTGGGCTTAGTTTCTATCTTTCTATTTGGCGTCCAG TGGTCTGCAGGTTTTGTAACCTTTTGGTACCCAGGTGGGTCTAGAAACAGCAGAGCTACTCTATTGCCATGGCATGTTTTCTTTGGCGTTTACATATATGGCCTCTCCATTGCTACAACCGTAACTGGATTGTTGGAAAAAGCTACATTCCTTCAAACTAGCAAGGTAATTTCACGTTATTCGAATGAGGCTTTGCTGATAAATTCATTGGGTGTCCTCATTGTTCTCTTGGGAGGTCTCGTGATTTTGGCGGTTATCGCTCCGTCGTATGCTAAAGGTGATATTAACAGAGGGCCAGCAGAATAG